Proteins found in one Planctomycetes bacterium MalM25 genomic segment:
- a CDS encoding Putative binding protein precursor, producing the protein MAVSLLALALAGAGLWWLTRTRAKTADAGAELVVYCAAGVSPAVAPILKQFRAERRGKARLQVGPSGVLETQLRLANEGDLFIPAAADPYLLRLRESGKVSEIVPVARMRLVLACSPYGSLGVGSLPELIESGVSYGLCNVQAAAGQRTRESLEAHGLWDTASRAATASFSTVTELAEAVRNGGRLRAGIVWSTTARQFGLRAIDLPELEGSEAVIGAGVLASSGHAAAARRLARYLVAPDGGRTILLRQGYLVDGSGLASPPGAVRSPLQAAEAEGTIDE; encoded by the coding sequence ATGGCCGTCTCGCTACTTGCTTTGGCTCTCGCGGGGGCCGGTTTGTGGTGGCTCACCCGGACGCGTGCCAAGACCGCGGACGCGGGGGCGGAACTCGTTGTCTACTGCGCGGCGGGGGTGAGTCCCGCGGTGGCGCCAATCTTGAAGCAATTCCGAGCCGAGCGGCGGGGCAAAGCCCGCTTGCAAGTCGGTCCCAGCGGCGTGTTGGAAACACAGCTCCGCCTGGCCAACGAGGGCGACCTGTTTATCCCCGCGGCGGCCGACCCCTACTTGCTGCGCCTGCGGGAGTCGGGCAAGGTCAGCGAGATTGTGCCGGTCGCTCGCATGCGGTTGGTCCTCGCCTGCTCGCCGTACGGATCGCTTGGTGTGGGCTCGCTGCCGGAGTTGATCGAATCGGGGGTCTCCTACGGGCTTTGCAACGTGCAAGCCGCGGCGGGGCAGCGCACGCGGGAGAGTCTCGAGGCCCACGGGTTATGGGACACGGCCTCACGCGCGGCGACCGCCTCGTTCTCGACGGTCACCGAGTTGGCCGAGGCGGTGCGAAACGGCGGGCGGCTTCGTGCGGGGATCGTGTGGAGCACCACGGCCCGGCAGTTCGGCTTGAGGGCGATCGACTTGCCCGAACTTGAAGGATCGGAGGCCGTGATCGGAGCGGGGGTCCTCGCCAGCAGCGGGCACGCCGCGGCGGCACGGCGGCTGGCTCGTTACTTGGTCGCCCCCGACGGGGGGCGGACAATCCTGCTCCGTCAGGGCTACCTCGTGGACGGTTCCGGCTTGGCCTCACCGCCAGGAGCCGTGCGTTCTCCCTTGCAGGCCGCTGAGGCCGAGGGGACGATAGACGAATGA
- the cysW gene encoding Sulfate transport system permease protein CysW, translating into MKPFDRRARSSDRLFSGVLLAVTAGYVLLILALIAADLFSTTRGGFAEAWASAEIRHALGLSLTTSTIAAVLSVWVATPIGYLMSRGDGSDSRASRRLLALVDAVLDIPIVLPPLVVGVSLLLLFRFPPFAWASEWVVYEVPAVILAQFTVACAFAVRTMRATFEQIPHRQEQVAMTLGANRAAAFWTVALPQARTGLLTAATVSWARAFGEFGPVLVFASSTRMRTEVLPTSVYLELQAGNLPAALAVSLMMIAVSVLVLVLMRLIGQPRLSA; encoded by the coding sequence ATGAAGCCCTTCGACCGCCGGGCACGATCGAGCGATCGCTTGTTCAGTGGCGTTCTGCTGGCCGTCACGGCGGGCTACGTGTTGCTGATCCTAGCGCTGATCGCGGCTGACTTGTTCTCGACGACCCGCGGCGGCTTCGCCGAGGCCTGGGCCTCGGCGGAGATCCGCCACGCCTTGGGCCTGAGCCTGACCACCTCGACGATCGCCGCGGTGCTGAGCGTCTGGGTCGCCACCCCGATCGGCTACCTGATGTCGCGCGGCGACGGGAGCGACTCGCGAGCGTCGCGCCGGCTGCTGGCGTTGGTCGATGCGGTGCTCGACATCCCGATCGTGCTGCCCCCGCTGGTGGTCGGCGTGAGCCTGCTGCTGCTCTTCCGCTTCCCCCCTTTCGCCTGGGCGAGTGAGTGGGTCGTGTACGAAGTCCCGGCGGTCATCCTGGCCCAATTCACGGTGGCCTGTGCCTTCGCGGTGCGGACGATGCGGGCGACCTTCGAGCAGATCCCGCACCGCCAAGAGCAGGTCGCGATGACGCTCGGGGCGAACCGCGCGGCGGCGTTCTGGACGGTCGCGCTCCCGCAAGCACGGACCGGCCTGCTCACCGCCGCGACCGTCAGCTGGGCGCGGGCGTTCGGAGAGTTCGGACCGGTGCTGGTCTTCGCCAGCTCGACTCGGATGCGGACCGAGGTGCTGCCGACTTCCGTCTACCTCGAGTTGCAGGCGGGCAACCTGCCCGCCGCGCTTGCGGTGAGCCTCATGATGATAGCGGTGTCGGTGCTCGTGCTGGTTCTGATGCGGCTGATCGGCCAGCCGCGTCTGTCCGCTTGA
- a CDS encoding haloacid dehalogenase-like hydrolase, giving the protein MRRKLLLALVATLTPLAAAWGDDPLPSWRDGETKSAIFRFVARVTNEGGEDYVAPEDRVAVFDNDGTLWSEKPIYFQVQFALDRLREKETEHPEWREDPLLAAAIDGDREKLAEGGMEAVAKLVMATHAGVTTDGFDSASREWLDSAQHPRFKRRYRDLLYQPMLELLAYLRRSGFKTYIVSGGGIDFLRVFAEEAYGIPPEQVVGSVIKTEYELRDGKPTLVRLPEIDFIDDKAGKPVGIHKFIGRRPILAFGNSDGDREMLEWVAAGEGARFAGIVRHTDAEREWAYDRDSAIGRLDKALEQAGREGWTVVDMKRDWATVYPRD; this is encoded by the coding sequence ATGAGGCGTAAGCTCCTGCTAGCCCTGGTCGCCACCCTCACGCCGCTCGCCGCGGCGTGGGGGGACGACCCGCTCCCCTCCTGGCGTGACGGAGAGACGAAGTCGGCCATCTTCCGCTTCGTCGCTCGCGTCACGAACGAGGGGGGCGAGGACTATGTCGCTCCCGAGGACCGTGTGGCGGTCTTCGACAACGACGGCACCCTCTGGTCCGAGAAGCCGATCTACTTCCAGGTGCAGTTCGCTCTGGATCGCCTCCGAGAGAAGGAAACGGAGCACCCCGAGTGGCGCGAGGACCCGCTGCTCGCCGCCGCCATCGACGGCGACCGCGAGAAATTGGCCGAGGGCGGGATGGAGGCCGTCGCTAAGCTGGTCATGGCGACCCACGCCGGCGTCACGACCGACGGGTTCGATTCGGCTTCGCGGGAGTGGCTCGACTCGGCCCAACACCCGCGTTTCAAACGCCGTTACCGGGACTTGCTTTACCAGCCGATGCTCGAGCTGCTCGCCTACCTCCGGCGGAGCGGCTTCAAGACCTACATCGTCTCGGGAGGCGGCATCGATTTCCTACGCGTCTTCGCCGAGGAAGCCTACGGCATCCCCCCGGAGCAGGTCGTCGGCTCGGTCATCAAGACCGAGTACGAGCTTCGCGACGGCAAGCCGACCCTGGTCCGCCTGCCCGAGATCGACTTCATCGACGACAAGGCGGGCAAGCCGGTCGGCATCCACAAGTTCATCGGCCGCCGACCGATCCTCGCGTTCGGCAACTCGGACGGCGACCGCGAGATGCTCGAGTGGGTAGCCGCCGGCGAGGGGGCTCGCTTCGCCGGCATCGTGCGTCATACCGACGCCGAGCGCGAGTGGGCCTACGATCGCGATTCCGCTATCGGACGACTCGACAAGGCACTCGAACAGGCAGGGCGCGAGGGCTGGACCGTCGTTGATATGAAGCGGGACTGGGCCACCGTTTATCCCCGTGACTAA
- the oprP gene encoding Porin P precursor: MLISILMTLSATASPAAVQPVRLPPPVESVDVAREIETLRQRIEQLEASAASPTAVPGGGEGGNEGGVELASHWRPVGWRSRYPTLRWNGFLQLDAGWISQGPDNIRAVGDVESKAGLRRVRLRVGGELRREVSYVVDLDFAASGHPSFRDVAFTLHEQGLLQNVQVGYFQQPFGFDAMTSGRELLLLERQLPFAFAPFRQTGVGAYGGAFDESVTWSFSGFRSPTDQFGVSQGDAGGWGFAERVTGVAFCDDRETKLVHLGGSFSFINPGTDTVRYAIEPGFFVVDPTDQNAASTIPAFVNTGRIETENVNLTGAELAAQWGSLNVQAETVGAFVHQTDGPFLGFYGVAGKLAYLLTGETHPYDRRRGVFDRIVPHREGSISDPFSGAWEAVAAWSIIDLNDRNIEGGRMQTLIVGVNRYLNEYAKFQLNLIRVYLDDPDEGSSAATLVALRAQVEF, encoded by the coding sequence ATGCTGATCTCGATCCTCATGACGCTGTCGGCGACAGCGTCGCCGGCCGCCGTGCAACCGGTCCGTTTGCCACCCCCGGTGGAGAGCGTGGATGTCGCGCGCGAAATCGAAACCTTGCGGCAACGGATCGAACAGCTCGAAGCTTCCGCCGCTTCGCCGACAGCGGTCCCCGGTGGCGGCGAGGGGGGCAACGAGGGGGGCGTTGAGTTGGCGAGCCACTGGCGACCCGTCGGTTGGCGGTCCCGGTATCCGACCCTTCGGTGGAATGGCTTCCTCCAACTTGACGCGGGCTGGATCAGCCAGGGCCCCGACAACATCCGCGCCGTCGGCGATGTGGAGTCCAAGGCGGGCCTGCGGCGTGTGCGGCTGCGTGTCGGCGGGGAACTGCGGCGGGAAGTCTCGTACGTGGTCGATCTCGACTTCGCCGCGTCTGGCCACCCGAGCTTTCGCGACGTCGCCTTCACGCTGCACGAGCAGGGCTTGCTGCAGAACGTCCAGGTCGGATACTTCCAGCAGCCGTTCGGCTTCGACGCGATGACCAGCGGTCGTGAGCTGCTGCTGCTCGAACGCCAGCTCCCGTTCGCGTTCGCCCCGTTCCGCCAGACCGGAGTGGGCGCCTACGGCGGGGCATTCGACGAGAGCGTCACGTGGTCGTTTTCGGGCTTCCGCTCGCCGACGGACCAGTTCGGCGTCAGCCAGGGCGACGCCGGCGGTTGGGGCTTCGCCGAACGCGTGACTGGGGTCGCCTTCTGCGACGACCGAGAGACCAAGCTCGTGCACCTGGGGGGGAGCTTCAGCTTCATCAACCCGGGGACCGACACGGTGCGTTATGCGATCGAGCCCGGCTTCTTCGTCGTCGATCCGACCGACCAAAACGCCGCTTCGACGATCCCCGCGTTCGTGAACACCGGCAGGATCGAGACGGAGAACGTCAACCTGACCGGCGCCGAGCTGGCCGCACAATGGGGCTCGCTCAACGTCCAAGCCGAGACGGTCGGGGCCTTCGTCCACCAGACCGACGGGCCCTTCCTCGGCTTCTACGGCGTGGCGGGCAAGCTCGCTTACCTGCTGACCGGCGAGACGCACCCGTACGACCGTCGACGCGGCGTCTTCGACCGCATTGTTCCGCACCGCGAGGGTTCGATCAGCGATCCGTTCTCCGGCGCCTGGGAGGCGGTCGCCGCCTGGTCGATCATCGATCTCAACGATCGCAACATCGAGGGCGGCCGGATGCAGACACTCATTGTGGGCGTAAACCGCTACCTCAACGAGTACGCCAAGTTTCAGCTCAACTTGATCCGGGTGTATCTGGACGACCCGGATGAGGGCTCCAGCGCAGCGACCCTCGTGGCGCTCCGCGCTCAGGTCGAATTCTAA
- the malK gene encoding Maltose/maltodextrin import ATP-binding protein MalK, translating into MIQVDGLTLRAGQFRLQEASLRVSAGEYAVLMGRSGSGKTTLLETLAGLRSAEAGQVVLGGVDVTEFPPAERGVGYVPQDVALFTTMSVAENLGYGLRVRAIARSAVRQRVTEVSRLLGIERLLDRDPAGLSGGEARRVALGRAIGFRPKVLLLDEPLGGLDEATRDDVYGALEAVRSATGASVLHVSHDQRDADRLADRLFEIAGGSLDEAPFKRTDAAGRSAASEPARAPTPLSS; encoded by the coding sequence ATGATCCAGGTTGATGGACTCACGTTGCGCGCCGGTCAATTCCGATTGCAGGAGGCTTCGCTGCGCGTCTCGGCCGGCGAGTACGCCGTGCTGATGGGGCGCAGCGGCTCGGGCAAGACCACGCTCCTGGAGACCCTGGCAGGCCTCCGTTCGGCGGAAGCGGGCCAGGTTGTGCTGGGGGGCGTGGACGTGACCGAGTTCCCGCCGGCCGAACGCGGCGTCGGCTACGTCCCGCAGGACGTGGCGTTGTTCACAACGATGAGCGTGGCCGAGAACCTCGGCTACGGACTCCGCGTCCGCGCCATCGCGCGATCGGCGGTGAGGCAGCGCGTGACCGAGGTCTCCCGACTATTGGGCATCGAACGGCTTCTCGATCGCGACCCGGCGGGCCTGAGCGGTGGCGAAGCACGCCGCGTGGCGCTCGGCCGCGCGATCGGCTTCCGCCCCAAAGTGCTGTTGCTGGACGAGCCCCTCGGCGGGCTCGACGAGGCGACTCGCGACGACGTTTACGGCGCGCTCGAAGCGGTGCGCTCCGCGACCGGGGCGTCGGTGCTGCACGTGAGCCACGACCAACGCGACGCCGACCGGTTGGCGGATCGGCTCTTTGAGATCGCGGGGGGGAGCCTCGACGAAGCCCCCTTCAAGCGGACAGACGCGGCTGGCCGATCAGCCGCATCAGAACCAGCACGAGCACCGACACCGCTATCATCATGA
- the atsA_15 gene encoding Arylsulfatase precursor — protein sequence MRYASPSRKAHASSWGEIKRWRTALLAGLALSWAAVSAAALNVLVIVADDQGWGDLALHGNRALQTPHLDRLAREGASFERFYVQPVCAPTRAEFLTGRYHPSVGVSGVSEGRERLDPSATTIADHFHEAGYATAAFGKWHNGTQVPYHPLCRGFDEFYGFTSGHWGHYFDFWLDRNGRLTKGEGFLPDDLTDHALAHLESHRDRPQFVYLAYNTPHSPMQVPERWWRARDTRPDPQPGSEAGREDRLHTRAALAMVENLDWNVGRLMDGLARLGLEEETIVVYFSDNGPNGHRWNGGMRGVKGSTDEGGVRSPLFVRWPGKIEAGRVVQEPAAAIDLAPTLAGLTGRAFGKSPALDGLDLSAQLLEAAPPRLAKRTLFTHWRGQIAAREGRYVLDDKRRLYDLEKDPGQHHDLSSTETDVSRRLSESVAAWRRRVGLDTSTPSRPFTVGHPSLPTTQLPARDAVASGSVKRSNRYPNCTFFSGWGADDDRVVWGVEVLAAGEYEATVFAVAGERAVGSRLELSCDRASVQATIREPSDTAEIGPTHDRVPRKEGIVYDFRPISLGKIELKAGRQDLALRVHDVADGPGPAVWLLTLTRATPD from the coding sequence TTGAGATACGCCTCCCCAAGTCGGAAAGCCCATGCCTCCAGCTGGGGTGAGATCAAGCGATGGCGAACGGCGCTGCTCGCCGGGCTCGCGCTCAGTTGGGCCGCGGTCTCCGCGGCGGCGCTCAACGTCTTGGTGATCGTCGCTGATGACCAGGGGTGGGGCGACCTCGCGTTGCACGGCAACCGGGCGCTCCAAACACCGCACCTTGACCGCTTGGCCCGCGAGGGGGCGTCTTTTGAGCGGTTCTACGTGCAGCCCGTTTGCGCCCCCACCCGGGCCGAGTTTCTCACCGGCCGTTACCACCCGAGCGTCGGGGTGAGCGGCGTGTCGGAGGGACGCGAGCGGCTCGATCCCTCGGCGACCACGATCGCGGATCATTTCCACGAGGCGGGCTACGCGACCGCGGCGTTCGGCAAGTGGCACAACGGCACGCAGGTGCCCTACCACCCGCTCTGCCGCGGTTTCGACGAGTTCTACGGCTTCACTTCGGGGCACTGGGGTCACTACTTTGATTTCTGGCTCGATCGGAACGGCCGCTTGACCAAGGGGGAGGGGTTTCTTCCCGATGACCTGACCGACCACGCACTTGCGCACCTGGAGAGTCACCGCGACCGACCACAGTTCGTGTACCTCGCTTACAACACGCCCCACTCGCCGATGCAGGTCCCTGAACGCTGGTGGCGGGCGCGGGACACAAGGCCTGATCCGCAGCCGGGGAGCGAGGCGGGCCGCGAGGATCGCCTGCACACGCGTGCGGCGTTGGCGATGGTCGAGAACCTCGACTGGAACGTCGGACGCCTGATGGACGGGCTTGCACGCCTCGGGCTGGAGGAAGAGACCATCGTCGTCTACTTCTCCGACAACGGGCCGAACGGTCACCGCTGGAACGGCGGGATGCGAGGCGTGAAGGGATCCACGGACGAGGGGGGCGTTCGCTCACCCCTGTTCGTGCGTTGGCCCGGCAAGATCGAAGCGGGTCGCGTTGTCCAAGAGCCGGCCGCGGCCATCGACCTAGCGCCCACGTTGGCGGGGCTCACGGGTCGGGCGTTCGGAAAGAGCCCGGCTCTCGACGGCTTGGATCTCTCCGCTCAACTCCTGGAAGCGGCGCCGCCTCGCTTGGCGAAACGCACGCTCTTCACTCACTGGCGAGGTCAGATCGCTGCGCGTGAAGGCCGCTACGTGCTCGACGACAAGCGGAGGCTGTACGACCTGGAGAAGGACCCCGGACAGCACCACGATCTTTCCTCGACGGAGACCGACGTGTCACGTCGCTTGAGCGAAAGCGTCGCGGCCTGGCGGCGGCGGGTCGGTCTCGACACGTCGACGCCAAGCCGGCCCTTCACGGTCGGCCATCCCTCTTTGCCGACGACCCAGCTCCCGGCACGCGACGCCGTCGCCAGCGGCTCAGTGAAGCGTTCCAATCGCTACCCGAATTGCACCTTCTTCTCGGGCTGGGGGGCGGACGACGACCGAGTCGTGTGGGGCGTGGAGGTCCTTGCCGCGGGTGAGTACGAAGCGACGGTCTTCGCCGTCGCCGGTGAGCGGGCCGTAGGATCACGGCTGGAGCTCTCGTGCGATCGGGCGTCCGTGCAGGCGACGATACGCGAACCATCCGACACCGCCGAGATCGGCCCCACGCACGACCGCGTGCCGAGGAAGGAGGGCATCGTGTACGACTTCCGCCCGATCTCCCTCGGTAAGATTGAGCTGAAGGCCGGTCGGCAAGATCTTGCACTCCGTGTTCATGACGTCGCCGATGGTCCGGGGCCGGCGGTCTGGCTGCTGACGCTAACAAGAGCGACACCGGATTAA
- a CDS encoding XdhC and CoxI family protein: protein MTDAALYRRSAELAESATPFVTVTLVETTGSTPADAGAKMLVIASGLELGTVGGGRVEAKALGLAAEMLAGGPTTRLVDWSLKADVGMTCGGRVKLLLESVGVAPWPIVIFGAGHVTQALARLLVTLPCQVTCIDPRREWLDKLPAGVRALESDDPPAEVEQLPGDAFVLCMTKGHRSDLPVLRAIFESGIVFPYLGVIGSRAKAAVLRKELTEAGVAEERLAFHCPIGLPIGSNSPGEIAVSIAAQLLEQRDVTSRAGSAAT from the coding sequence ATGACCGACGCCGCCCTCTACCGCCGCAGCGCCGAGCTCGCCGAATCGGCGACGCCGTTCGTCACGGTCACCCTCGTCGAGACGACGGGCTCCACGCCCGCCGACGCCGGCGCCAAGATGCTGGTCATCGCGTCGGGCCTCGAACTGGGCACCGTCGGCGGGGGCCGCGTCGAGGCGAAGGCGCTCGGGCTCGCCGCGGAGATGCTCGCCGGTGGACCGACGACGCGGCTCGTCGATTGGAGCCTCAAGGCGGATGTCGGCATGACGTGCGGCGGCCGGGTCAAGCTGCTGCTGGAGTCCGTGGGCGTCGCTCCCTGGCCGATCGTCATCTTCGGCGCCGGGCACGTGACCCAGGCGCTCGCTAGGCTGCTGGTCACACTGCCGTGCCAAGTGACCTGCATCGACCCCCGCCGCGAGTGGCTCGACAAGCTGCCCGCCGGAGTGCGGGCCCTCGAATCGGACGACCCGCCAGCCGAGGTGGAACAGCTGCCGGGCGACGCGTTCGTGCTCTGCATGACCAAGGGGCACCGGAGCGACCTGCCGGTCCTACGGGCGATCTTCGAGTCGGGGATCGTCTTTCCGTACCTAGGGGTGATCGGCAGCCGGGCGAAGGCGGCGGTCCTGCGGAAGGAACTCACGGAAGCGGGAGTCGCTGAAGAGCGGCTCGCGTTCCATTGCCCGATCGGGCTGCCGATCGGCTCCAACTCGCCGGGCGAGATCGCCGTGAGCATCGCGGCTCAGCTTCTCGAACAACGCGACGTCACCTCTCGGGCGGGGTCAGCCGCCACTTGA
- the atsA_16 gene encoding Arylsulfatase, with translation MKSFFGRLLMLAALAPVGAFAADKPNILVIWGDDIGQSNISAHTRGMVGYQTPNIDRVANEGILFTDYYGEQSCTAGRASFMLGQSVFRTGLSKVGMPGAKEGISTLDPTIAVLLKDQGYATGQFGKNHFGDRDEHLPTNHGFDEFYGNLYHLNAEEEPELEDYPKDPEFHKRFGPRGVIKSSADGPIEDTGPLTKKRMETVDDDTVARAIDYIKRQNAAGKPWFVWWNGTRMHFRTHVKKELRGISGQDEYADGMVEHDMHVGQLLDVLDELGIADNTIVQYSTDNGPHKNTWPDGGVNPFRGEKNTNWEGGWRVPCAVRWPGVIKPGSISNEIVHHMDWMPTFLTAAGKDDIKEDLLDGYTSSALGRKYKIHLDGYDITEHLKDPQGTASPRKEVFYFSDDGDLTALRYKDWKLIFMEQRAPGTLRVWAEPFTPLRLPLLFNLRRDPYEQATITSNTYYDWLLDHAFVMVPSQAYVGKFLATFREYPPRMKAASFSLDKVMEKLATPGER, from the coding sequence ATGAAGTCGTTTTTTGGCCGCTTGCTTATGCTCGCGGCGCTCGCCCCGGTCGGAGCTTTCGCCGCCGATAAACCGAACATCCTCGTCATCTGGGGCGACGACATCGGGCAGTCGAACATCAGCGCCCACACCCGGGGCATGGTCGGCTACCAAACGCCGAACATCGACCGCGTCGCGAACGAGGGCATCCTCTTCACCGACTACTACGGCGAGCAGAGCTGCACGGCGGGGCGGGCTTCGTTCATGCTGGGGCAGAGCGTCTTCCGCACGGGCCTCTCGAAGGTCGGCATGCCGGGCGCCAAAGAGGGCATCAGCACGCTCGACCCGACGATCGCGGTCCTCCTGAAGGACCAGGGCTACGCCACGGGCCAGTTCGGCAAGAACCACTTCGGCGACCGGGACGAGCACCTGCCCACGAACCACGGCTTCGATGAGTTTTACGGCAACCTTTACCACCTCAACGCCGAAGAGGAGCCCGAGCTCGAGGATTACCCGAAGGACCCCGAGTTCCACAAGCGTTTCGGCCCGCGCGGCGTGATCAAGTCGTCCGCCGACGGCCCGATCGAGGACACCGGCCCGCTTACCAAGAAGCGGATGGAGACCGTCGACGACGACACCGTCGCTCGGGCGATCGATTACATCAAACGTCAGAACGCGGCCGGCAAGCCGTGGTTCGTCTGGTGGAACGGCACGCGGATGCACTTCCGCACGCACGTGAAGAAGGAACTCCGCGGCATCTCCGGCCAAGACGAGTACGCCGACGGCATGGTCGAACACGACATGCACGTCGGGCAGCTGCTCGATGTGCTGGACGAGCTGGGCATCGCCGACAACACGATCGTGCAGTACTCGACCGACAACGGTCCGCACAAGAACACCTGGCCCGATGGCGGCGTCAACCCGTTCCGCGGCGAGAAGAACACGAACTGGGAAGGGGGCTGGCGCGTCCCGTGTGCCGTCCGCTGGCCGGGCGTGATCAAGCCGGGCTCAATCAGCAACGAGATCGTCCACCACATGGATTGGATGCCGACCTTCCTCACTGCCGCCGGCAAGGACGACATCAAGGAGGACCTGCTCGACGGCTACACGTCCAGCGCGCTGGGCCGCAAGTACAAGATCCACCTCGACGGCTACGACATCACCGAGCACCTCAAGGACCCGCAAGGGACCGCGAGCCCGCGCAAGGAGGTCTTCTACTTCTCGGACGACGGGGACTTGACCGCGTTGCGATACAAGGACTGGAAGCTGATCTTCATGGAGCAGCGGGCTCCGGGCACCCTGCGAGTGTGGGCGGAACCCTTCACCCCGCTGCGTCTTCCCCTGCTGTTCAACTTACGCCGAGATCCTTACGAACAAGCGACGATCACGTCGAACACGTACTACGATTGGCTACTCGACCACGCCTTCGTGATGGTCCCCTCTCAGGCCTACGTCGGCAAGTTCCTCGCCACCTTCCGCGAGTACCCGCCCCGCATGAAGGCGGCCAGCTTCTCGCTCGACAAGGTGATGGAAAAGCTCGCCACGCCGGGAGAACGCTGA
- the ccpA_1 gene encoding Catabolite control protein A yields the protein MPSIREVAKEAGVSIATVSRALNGHQSVNPELRARVLEAAGACNYQPTVGKRTAERIALIYTGPFLVGSPYDSACLDGIVTAMRRSKYDLVTLDMSRDRNRGESLRQFFTRKGVAGAIVRSTFDDREMLQELATEGLPMVVLGDHFEARELQFCYADSSTASREAIEHLLSLGHQQIGFASCDRDDGDHNDRMSAFRSTMEAAGLLREEFIYRVPPYRLDGAPLIRRILSRDDRPTALFIADPLVAVGVVNEAHSLGVSVPGDLSVVSVDDSDTRNMVYPQLSAVCQDSKRIGEAAFEAVCSLVSGDPSGLQGGDHQQAWFEIHDSTAPPPEVISRFRPGVRKGVRS from the coding sequence ATGCCTTCTATCCGCGAAGTGGCGAAAGAGGCGGGCGTCTCGATCGCCACGGTCTCCCGCGCCCTCAACGGTCATCAATCGGTCAACCCAGAGCTCCGCGCCCGCGTGCTCGAAGCGGCCGGCGCCTGCAACTACCAGCCGACCGTCGGCAAGCGGACCGCCGAGCGCATCGCGCTGATTTACACCGGCCCCTTCCTGGTCGGATCGCCGTACGACTCGGCGTGCCTCGACGGGATTGTCACGGCGATGCGTCGCTCGAAGTACGACCTCGTGACGCTCGACATGAGCCGCGATCGCAACCGGGGCGAGTCCCTGCGTCAGTTCTTCACTCGCAAGGGCGTCGCCGGGGCGATCGTCCGCTCGACGTTCGACGACCGGGAGATGCTGCAAGAGCTCGCGACCGAAGGCTTGCCGATGGTTGTTCTGGGCGACCACTTCGAAGCCCGAGAACTCCAGTTCTGCTACGCCGATTCCTCGACGGCCAGTCGCGAAGCGATCGAGCACTTGCTCTCGCTGGGGCATCAGCAAATCGGCTTCGCTTCGTGCGACCGAGACGATGGCGACCACAACGATCGCATGTCGGCTTTCCGTTCCACGATGGAAGCCGCCGGGCTGCTGAGAGAAGAGTTCATCTACCGGGTCCCCCCCTACCGACTCGACGGCGCGCCGCTGATACGCCGCATCCTGAGCCGGGACGACCGCCCCACCGCCCTGTTCATCGCGGACCCGCTGGTCGCGGTCGGCGTGGTGAACGAGGCGCACAGCCTGGGGGTGTCGGTGCCGGGCGACCTGTCGGTCGTGTCGGTCGATGACTCGGACACGCGCAACATGGTCTACCCCCAGCTCTCGGCCGTGTGCCAAGACTCCAAGCGGATCGGCGAGGCGGCCTTCGAGGCGGTATGCAGCTTGGTCTCAGGTGACCCGTCCGGCCTGCAGGGCGGCGACCACCAGCAAGCCTGGTTCGAAATCCACGACTCGACCGCGCCGCCGCCTGAAGTGATCTCGCGGTTCCGGCCGGGCGTCCGCAAGGGCGTGCGATCCTAG